From a region of the Sander lucioperca isolate FBNREF2018 chromosome 8, SLUC_FBN_1.2, whole genome shotgun sequence genome:
- the LOC116054862 gene encoding trace amine-associated receptor 13c-like yields MEVEDRAQLCFPQFPNTSCRKPLSPWPQTLVINIMLYSISLITVTLNLLIIISISHFRQLHTPTNILLLSLAVSDFLIGLVPMPLEVLRKTSCWFFGDFVCATYTIVSTIITTSSIGDMVLISVDRYVAICDPLHYNNRITVNRVKLCVCLCWLCSVSYSCLNLLTQPGRYNSCYGECVFFYDPISFTVEFVLIFFLPVTVVIALYLRVFAVAVSQARAMRSHITAVTLQLSVTPKAKKSELKAARTLGVLVVVFLMCFCPYYSVSLAGDSLVSASSVSYVIFVFYCNSCLNPVIYALFYPWFRKAVKLIVTLQILQPGSCETNML; encoded by the exons ATGGAGGTTGAGGACAGAGCCCAGCTCTGCTTTCCACAGTTCCCAAACACCTCCTGCAGGAAGCCCTTGTCTCCTTGGCCCCAAACGCTCGTCATTAACATTATGCTGTACTCCATCTCTCTGATCACTGTGACTCTCAACCTGCTCATCATCATCTCTATCTCCCACTTTAG gcagctccacacacccaccaacatcctcctcctctctctggctgtctcaGACTTTCTCATCGGCCTCGTGCCGATGCCGTTAGAAGTTCTCCGAAAAACATCCTGCTGGTTTTTTGGTGACTTTGTGTGTGCTACGTATACTATTGTTTCAACCATCATTACCACATCCTCAATAGGTGACATGGTGCTCATATCAGTTGACCGTTACGTTGCTATTTGTGACCCTCTGCATTACAACAACAGAATCACTGTGAACAGAGTTaaactctgtgtttgtctgtgttggcTCTGTTCTGTTTCATACAGCTGTCTGAATCTCCTGACTCAACCAGGGAGGTATAATTCCTGCTACGGagaatgtgtgtttttctaTGACCCTATCTCATTTACTGTTGAGTTTGTTTTGATCTTTTTTCTTCCAGTTACTGTCGTCATAGCTCTGTATCTGAGAGTATTTGCCGTGGCTGTGTCTCAGGCTCGTGCCATGCGCTCTCACATTACAGCTGTCACACTCCAGCTTTCAGTGACTCCAAAGGCAAAGAAATCAGAGCTGAAAGCAGCCAGGACTCTTGGTGTTCTTGTAGTTGTGTTTCTAATGTGTTTCTGCCCGTattactctgtctctcttgcagGTGACAGCTTGGTCAGTGCTTCATCTGTATCCTATGTTATCTTTGTGTTCTATTGTAACTCGTGTCTAAACCCTGTGATATATGCCTTGTTTTACCCCTGGTTTAGAAAAGCAGTTAAACTCATAGTTACTCTTCAGATCCTGCAGCCTGGCTCCTGTGAGACCAACATGCTGTAG